TTCGAGCGCCCGCCACGAGGAAGTACGCGGCGGCGGCCGCGGCGAGGATCCCCGACGCGTCGCCCCGCTGGAGGGTCATCAGGGCACACCACGTGCCGAGCAGCACGAGCGAAAAGCCGACGATCCAGCGGAGGAGGTACGTCGCGTCGGCGAGCACCGGCATGACGACGTCGGTATCGGCGGCGGCGCGCAACCGTCCGTTCGAGACGCTCGCAGCGACCGCGACCGGATACGCGTACGCACACGCCAGGAGGGCGAAGAGCAACAGCGTCGTCGACACGAGCGTGAGCACTCCCGCACCGCCCTCGAGCGTCCCGCTGTCGGCCGTTTGCATCGCCGACAGTGCCAGCAAGCCGATCGGCGGGGCGAGTCCCACGATCGACAGCGCGAGCGCTGCGAGTCCGGGTCGGAGCAGCCCTCGAACGCTGGGCCAGTCCCGCTGCGCGGGATCGGCGAGCAGGACAGCGGTCGTTCCGAGGAGGAGGACGAGGCCGACGACCGCGAGGAGCGCCGGAACGAGCCCGACCACCAGCGGGACGAGCGCCGCCGCGTACCGGAGGCCGACGACGAGCAGGACGACGGCGATCAGACACCTGAGCAACGCTCCCCGACCGACCTCGTCGGCGACGGGATACCGAAGCGCGTCGCTAATCACCGCGACCACCGGCACGCTCGGCGACGCCATCTATCATGTACGGCGAGTGGAACGGTCGGTGCAAAAACGTCGCGGTCCGCGCGCGGCCGCTTCGGCGGGTCGCGTCTCGAGGCGGGCGAGTAGAGACGGAAAGAATACCCGTCAGGCGATCACGTGAAATCGACGGAGACGCCGAGATCGTCGGCCGCCTTGCGCTCGCGCAAGGCCGTCTGCAGGTGGTCGCGACTCGCCCCGTGAACGTCGCGGGCGTCCTCGAGGGCGATATCGTAGATCGTCGACGACGACCAGACGAACGAGCGGGAACTGGCCGTGTCGACGACCAGCGAGGCGAGGCCGAGCCGGCGCTGGAAGATCGAGCGCCGCGTCGAGACCGTCTGGATCCGGTAGTAGGGGATCACGGTCGTCCGCCGGCGCCAGAAGCCGCTGCGGATCACGAGGTGGTCGTCGCCGACGAAGTAGCCCAGGTGCGTGTACCGGAGGTGCGCCGCCGGCGGCACCGCGACGAAGACGACCGCGGCGAGGTACCACCGCTCGAGCGGCGTCGCGTACGACAGGCCGAAGGCGACGGCGACGATCGCGGCGGCGAGCAGCGAGTACCGCACCGCGTAGCGCCGACGGGCGATCGGCGACGGGCTTTCGAACGACGGCGTCTCGACGCCGGTGAGGTTCTCGGCGAACGTGTAGATGCGGTCGCGGGCCGCCAGCGGGACAGCCGACTGGCTGCCGGCGTCGCTGTCGGGACCGTAGCCGGCGGTCTCGACCCACAGCCCGGCGTAGCCGAGCAGCCGCTGGAGCGGGTTGTCGGTGACCGTGACCGACTGGACCTTCTCGGCGGGGATCGAGCCGCTGTACCGCTGCAATAGGCCGCGGTCGTAGACGAAATCGTCGCCGATGCGGCCGAGCTGGAAATCGTAGTACATCGCGAAGGTGTACGCGACGCTGAGGAGGTACGTGACGCCGACGCTGATCAGCCCCGAGACGATCGTCAGGATGCCGTAGCTCCCCGCGTCGCCGGACGCGAGGTCCTGCGGACCGCCGAACGGTGCCGCGGCGGCGAGGAAGGCCTCGAGCACCGCGTCGGTCGCGAAGAAAAACAGGAAGAGGCCGGCGGCGCCGGCGGCCGGCCGGAACGTCGTGAAGGCGTACAACAGTAGTTCCGTGTCGGCGAGTTCGAACAGCCGCCGGCGGCGCTGCTGCGGGCTCGGCCGCGCCGTCGACTCGGAAGTCGGTCGTCCGGCGTCCGAACTCGAGTCGGCCGTTACCGCATCCGGATCTGTTTCGGCCCCGGCCGGGCCGTCCGTCCCAGCGGCGGGCTGACGATCGGGTTCGGCATCGGGCTGGGATTCGGGGTCGACGTTCGCGTCCGACTCCGGTGCGTGCTCCCGGTCCTGTTCCTGCCGCCGTTCCTTCACGCCCGCAGTACGGCGGCGGATCTCCGCCTGGAGGCGATCCGCTTCGTCCTCGCCGACGACGGACAGCGTCGCTTCGGTCGTGCCCCCGCCGGCGGTCTCGATCGAGACGACGGCGACGCCGAGCAGGCGCTGGACGACGCCCTGCCGGATGTCGACGTTCTGGATCCGGCCGTAGGGTATCTCTCGAGAGCGGCGGGCGAACACGCCGGACGCGACGTCGACGGTATCCTCGGTGATCTGGTAGCCGAACCGATAGTAGTACGCGACGCCGTAGCTGAGCCCGAGCAGGAAGCCAAGCGGCGCGGCGACGACCGTCCAACTTCCCTGTATCGGCTCGAAGACGCTCGCCAGTGCGCCCACGAGGAAGAGCGGGAGCCAGAGGCCGAGGAAGGCGTACCGGAGCGAGTACGTGACCGCGCTGAACGGGTGCAAGCGGTTCATACTGGACATGTTAGACGGCGTCCTCGGCCTCGCTCTCGACGGCGAGTTCCCGAAGGGTGTCTTGAAGCTCCCGCGCGCGGTCCGGCGTCAGCCCCGGAATCCGGACGTCCGCGTTCCGGGTGCCCGCCGTGTAGACGACCACGCTCGAGAGCCCGAAGACGCGCTCGACGGGGCCGAACTGCGTGTCGACGTGCTGGACGCGGACGAACGGGACCGCGGTTTCGACGAACGTGACGACGCCCCGCTCGAGGTAGAGGGCGTCCGCTTGCAGTTCGAATTTCCAGACCTGGTAGAGCCGCACGGCGTAGGCGACGCCGAGCACGAGGATGAGCGCGGCGACGCCGCCGATTGCGGCCGCGGGTACGTCGACGAGCAACTGATCGACGGCCGCGAGGCCGATGCCGACGACGACCGCGGCGAGGAGCCCCTGTCCGATCCAGAGGAGTCGAATTCGGGGGTTGAGCGCTTCCATACGCAATCCTATCAACAGAGATGGATAAACGTGCGGGTCGCGTGTCGCCGCGCGGTGTGCGGTTCCGGACCGAAGTCTCCGCCCTAGGCCTCGGCGTCCTCGTACTCCTCGGGCGTGTACGTCGACAGCTCCAGGGCGTGGATGTCGGTCGTCATGTGGTCGTCGAGGGCGTCGTAGACCCGCTGGTGCTGCTGAACCAGCGGCAGGCCCTCGAACGCGGGCGAGACGACAGTCGCCGCGAGGTGGTCCTCGTCGTGTTCGTCGCGGGCGTGCGTGACCGTCGCCTCGGCGTCCTCGAGTGCCGATTCGATGAGTTCTTCGACCTCGTCAGGCTTCATAGGAGGTGAAAGGGACGCTCGCGGCAAAAGGGGTGCGGTCGCGGGCGCCGCGGTGCCGGGGGGTCGAACCGACGGATCAGAAGGGGACATCCGGCGGGACGTCCGGCCCCGAACCCGACTCCTCGGCCAGCCCGTCGAGTCCCGTACTGACGCTGACGGCGTCGATCGCGTCGATCTCGTCGGGGAGCCGGCGCTGGATTGCCTGGGTCGTCATCGGGCTGACGCCGCAGCCGCTGCAGGCGCCGGTGAGGTTGATCCCGACGCGGCGCTCCTCGAGGTCGACTTCGGTGATCGTCGACTCGCCGCCGTGCAGTTCGATCTGGGGGAAGTTCCGCCGGAGGAACAGGGAGACGGCCTCCCGAACGTCGTCCTCGGTAGCGGCGGACGCGGGGGAATCCGGGTCGGACGCGGTCATACCGTCTGCGAGGGGCCCCAGAGGTTTAGCCCTGTTCACGTACCGGTTCGATCGGGTCGAATCCGACGGCCGGGCACGGTCCGACGTCGATCGGTTCCGACGCCTGTCGCGGATGGCGGCGACTTTATGCCGATCCGGGACGCGCTCCCGGTATGTCACTGGCAGCCGAGACGCGCCGGGCCGTCGCCGACCACCCGTTCCTCCTGACGGCGCTTCGCGCGGGCGTCGTCAACTACACCGCCGCCGCCCGCTTCCTCGCGGCCGACGGACTCGAGGGCGACACCGACGCGATCGCGACCGCCCTGCGCCGGTACGCCGAGGAGGTTCCCGACTACGGGACCGAGTCGCGAGCCGTGCAGGTCCGCATGGAGAGCGGGATCGGCCCGCTCGAGCGCGAAGCCGACGCTCCCGGCGACTCCGAACCCGAAGCGCTGCTCGCCGTCGGCGGCGCGGCCTTCGGCTCCGTCGACGGCGACCGAACCGCGATCATCGCGACCGGCGAGGTAGACCCGACCGCCTTGGCCGCAGCGCTCGAGCGGCTCGCGCTCGAGGACGTGTCGACGACGGCTGCCGCCGTCGGCGACGGAACGATGGTGCTCGTCGTCGACCGAATCGAGGGGGCAAACGCCGTGCGAGCGGTCGAAGCCGCGCTCGAGGGCGTCGTCGTGCGTACAGACGAGAACGAGTAAGACTAGACTGCTGGAACCCGCGAAATCGACGCCGGTTCGTTCCGTTATGCCTCGTCCGCAGCCGGGAGCGTAACGGAGAACGTCGCGCCCTCGCCCGGCTCCGAATCGACGCGGATGGCGCCCGCGTGGCGCTCGACGATCCGCTGGCACAGCGCCAGCCCGATCCCGGTGCCGGCGTACTCCTCGCGGCTGTGGAGCCGATCGAAGAGGTCGAAGATCCGATCCTGTTCGGCGACCGGAATGCCGATGCCCTCGTCGCGGACCGAAATCGTCCATCCGTCGCCGTCGGACGTGCGTTCGGCCGTGGTATCGATCCGCGGCGGCTCGTCGCCCGCGTACGTGAGCGCGTTGTCCAGCAGGTTCTGGAACAGTTGGCGGAGTTGCTCGGGGTCGCCCGTGACGCGAGGCAGGTCCCCGACCGTCAGGTCCGCGTCGGTCTCCGCGAGACGGAGTTGCAGGTCGTCGCGAACGTCCGCGACGACGGCCTCGAGATCGGTCGGCTCGAGCGGGCCGCCGCGGGACTGGACCCGCGAGTACTGCAGGAGGCCGTCGATCATCGCGCGCATCCGCTCGGCGCCGTCGACCGCGAACTCGAGGTACTCGCGCGTCTCCGCGGAGAGGTCCTCGTCGCGGCGCTCGATGAGTTGGAGGTAGCTCGAGACCATCCGCAGGGGCTCTTGCATGTCGTGGGAGGCGGCGTAGGCGAACTGCTCTAAGCGTTCGTTCGAGGTCTCGAGGCGGTCGACCGTGCGCTCGAGTTCGCGCTCGCGCTCGTGTTGCTCGAGTTCGTACGTGACCCACTGGCCGATCGAGCGGAGGAATTCGCACTCGTCCTCGGAGAAGGGCTCGTCGCGGGTG
The DNA window shown above is from Halopiger xanaduensis SH-6 and carries:
- a CDS encoding BolA family protein, which encodes MKPDEVEELIESALEDAEATVTHARDEHDEDHLAATVVSPAFEGLPLVQQHQRVYDALDDHMTTDIHALELSTYTPEEYEDAEA
- a CDS encoding PH domain-containing protein encodes the protein MEALNPRIRLLWIGQGLLAAVVVGIGLAAVDQLLVDVPAAAIGGVAALILVLGVAYAVRLYQVWKFELQADALYLERGVVTFVETAVPFVRVQHVDTQFGPVERVFGLSSVVVYTAGTRNADVRIPGLTPDRARELQDTLRELAVESEAEDAV
- a CDS encoding DUF4013 domain-containing protein, whose translation is MASPSVPVVAVISDALRYPVADEVGRGALLRCLIAVVLLVVGLRYAAALVPLVVGLVPALLAVVGLVLLLGTTAVLLADPAQRDWPSVRGLLRPGLAALALSIVGLAPPIGLLALSAMQTADSGTLEGGAGVLTLVSTTLLLFALLACAYAYPVAVAASVSNGRLRAAADTDVVMPVLADATYLLRWIVGFSLVLLGTWCALMTLQRGDASGILAAAAAAYFLVAGARTVGVGYADASGRSAVDSR
- a CDS encoding DUF7523 family protein; amino-acid sequence: MSLAAETRRAVADHPFLLTALRAGVVNYTAAARFLAADGLEGDTDAIATALRRYAEEVPDYGTESRAVQVRMESGIGPLEREADAPGDSEPEALLAVGGAAFGSVDGDRTAIIATGEVDPTALAAALERLALEDVSTTAAAVGDGTMVLVVDRIEGANAVRAVEAALEGVVVRTDENE
- a CDS encoding NifU family protein, yielding MTASDPDSPASAATEDDVREAVSLFLRRNFPQIELHGGESTITEVDLEERRVGINLTGACSGCGVSPMTTQAIQRRLPDEIDAIDAVSVSTGLDGLAEESGSGPDVPPDVPF
- a CDS encoding PH domain-containing protein translates to MNRLHPFSAVTYSLRYAFLGLWLPLFLVGALASVFEPIQGSWTVVAAPLGFLLGLSYGVAYYYRFGYQITEDTVDVASGVFARRSREIPYGRIQNVDIRQGVVQRLLGVAVVSIETAGGGTTEATLSVVGEDEADRLQAEIRRRTAGVKERRQEQDREHAPESDANVDPESQPDAEPDRQPAAGTDGPAGAETDPDAVTADSSSDAGRPTSESTARPSPQQRRRRLFELADTELLLYAFTTFRPAAGAAGLFLFFFATDAVLEAFLAAAAPFGGPQDLASGDAGSYGILTIVSGLISVGVTYLLSVAYTFAMYYDFQLGRIGDDFVYDRGLLQRYSGSIPAEKVQSVTVTDNPLQRLLGYAGLWVETAGYGPDSDAGSQSAVPLAARDRIYTFAENLTGVETPSFESPSPIARRRYAVRYSLLAAAIVAVAFGLSYATPLERWYLAAVVFVAVPPAAHLRYTHLGYFVGDDHLVIRSGFWRRRTTVIPYYRIQTVSTRRSIFQRRLGLASLVVDTASSRSFVWSSSTIYDIALEDARDVHGASRDHLQTALRERKAADDLGVSVDFT